A DNA window from Fragaria vesca subsp. vesca linkage group LG3, FraVesHawaii_1.0, whole genome shotgun sequence contains the following coding sequences:
- the LOC101311460 gene encoding WD repeat-containing protein 25-like — protein MDLLCNAYSNASDDDEEEARPLKQPRPETNRMPHKPNNPFHNTNTHHPPPAATQFPVIPTETHVPGRYISKRERALLGSHPDPNPNPSTLPTTSSVLGSVSDCDVRRDIMSLLRNKGKGSSKPGRMPERMSVGLNRHTKAVNALHWSPSHAHLLASASMDHTICIWNVWNSDQKVARVLNFHNAAVKDVKWSRDGLFVLSCGYDSYSRLVDVEKGMETQAFKEDQVVSVVKFNPENSKLFIAGGSRGSLKLWDVRNGKVVHDYIRGHDPILDVEFTKNGKLIISSSDVSGRNLSENSIVVWDVSREVPLSNQVYVEAFTCPCVRFHPFEQSFVAQSNGNYIAIFSASPPFKMNKYKRYEGHGVSGFPIKCVFSLDGEKLLSGSSEGSVYFYDYGTSEVIKKIKAFEQASIDIAVHPIIPNVIAACSWNGEVSVFE, from the exons ATGGACCTTCTCTGCAACGCTTACTCAAACGCCTCGGACGACGACGAAGAAGAAGCCCGGCCACTTAAACAACCCCGACCCGAAACGAATCGGATGCCCCACAAACCCAACAACCCATTTCACAATACCAACACTCATCATCCTCCGCCGGCCGCAACCCAGTTTCCGGTCATCCCTACAGAGACCCATGTCCCCGGCAGATACATATCCAAGAGAGAGCGGGCTCTACTGGGCTCCCACCCCGACCCGAACCCGAACCCGAGTACCTTGCCCACCACCTCCTCTG TGTTGGGGAGTGTTTCGGATTGTGATGTTCGTCGCGATATTATGTCATTGTTGAGAAATAAAGGGAAGGGGAGTTCAAAGCCTGGTCGAATGCCTGAAAGAATGTCTGTGGGTCTAAATAGACATACCAAAGCTGTCAATGCGCTACATTGGTCACCTAGTCATG CTCATCTTCTTGCCTCTGCTTCGATGGATCACACAATCTGCATATGGAATGTGTGGAACAGTGACCAGAAGGTAGCTCGTGTATTGAATTTTCACAATGCCGCAGTCAAAGATGTAAAATGGTCACGGGATGGATTGTTTGTGCTTTCTTGCGGATACGACTCCTATTCAAGGTTAGTGGATGTTGAAAAGGGGATGGAGACTCAAGCTTTTAAGGAGGATCAAGTTGTCAGTGTTGTTAAGTTCAATCCTGAAAATTCAAAACTCTTCATTGCTGGGGGATCAAGAGGCAGCCTCAAGCTGTGGGATGTTAGAAATGGCAAGGTGGTCCATGACTACATTCGAGGTCATGATCCTATCCTTGATGTCGAATTCACCAAGAATGGCAAGCTGATTATTTCCTCAAGTGATGTATCTGGACGAAACCTTAGTGAGAATTCTATTGTTGTTTGGGATGTTTCACGAGAAGTTCCTCTCTCTAATCAG GTGTACGTAGAAGCATTCACCTGTCCCTGTGTTAGATTCCACCCTTTCGAACAATCGTTTGTTGCCCAGTCAAATGGTAATTATATCGCAATCTTCTCTGCAAGCCCTCCCTTCAAGATGAACAAGTACAAGAGGTACGAAGGCCATGGGGTATCAGGGTTTCCAATAAAATGTGTGTTTAGCTTGGACGGGGAAAAGCTACTGTCAGGCTCCTCAGAGGGTTCAGTATACTTCTATGATTATGGGACTTCTGAGGTTATCAAGAAAATCAAGGCATTTGAGCAGGCCAGCATAGATATTGCTGTCCACCCAATCATACCTAATGTGATTGCTGCTTGCAGTTGGAATGGAGAAGTTTCTGTGTTTGAGTGA